From Lysobacter auxotrophicus, the proteins below share one genomic window:
- a CDS encoding energy transducer TonB — protein sequence MSVVSQLSVALALCCALAACQKEEAAQPTAAAPAATQAAPAVTAETAVSAKVTALTADQLREAARKAYAENRLYAPAEDNAVEYYLALRDKAPGDAAVSSALTDLLPMTVIATEQSVNREDFAEAQRLAALLEKADAQHPALARLKASIAAQQDASTKRAAQQQLTAEEEAKKKVELEKKRVEDQKKQQEEAARQLAAQQAASKQADDKAAADRAAAEQQRAADARAAEQRAAEQRAAAARQAAAAPASADASDLRALSMPPPRYPPEALRAGTSGEVQVEFTVGTDGSVTAARVVRSNPARIFDREAVNAVRKWRFQPIDAPVTTRRTIGFNPQS from the coding sequence ATGTCTGTCGTATCGCAGTTGTCCGTCGCGCTCGCACTGTGCTGCGCGCTCGCGGCCTGCCAGAAAGAAGAAGCCGCCCAGCCCACCGCCGCCGCGCCGGCCGCGACCCAGGCAGCGCCTGCGGTCACGGCGGAAACCGCGGTGTCGGCCAAGGTCACGGCGCTGACCGCCGACCAGCTGCGCGAAGCGGCCCGCAAGGCGTATGCGGAAAACCGCCTCTACGCGCCGGCCGAGGACAACGCGGTCGAGTACTACCTCGCGCTGCGTGACAAGGCGCCGGGGGACGCCGCCGTTTCCAGCGCACTCACCGACCTGCTGCCGATGACGGTCATCGCCACCGAGCAGAGCGTCAACCGTGAGGACTTCGCCGAAGCGCAGCGCTTGGCCGCGCTGCTGGAGAAGGCCGATGCCCAGCACCCGGCGCTCGCGCGCCTGAAGGCCAGCATCGCCGCGCAGCAGGACGCGTCCACCAAGCGTGCCGCGCAGCAGCAGCTGACCGCCGAGGAAGAGGCCAAGAAGAAGGTCGAACTCGAAAAGAAGCGCGTCGAGGACCAGAAGAAGCAGCAGGAAGAGGCCGCCCGCCAGCTCGCCGCGCAGCAGGCCGCGAGTAAGCAGGCCGACGACAAGGCTGCCGCCGACCGCGCCGCCGCCGAACAGCAGCGTGCGGCCGACGCCCGCGCCGCCGAGCAGCGCGCCGCGGAACAGCGTGCCGCCGCCGCCCGCCAGGCGGCCGCCGCACCGGCTTCGGCTGACGCGAGCGACCTGCGTGCGCTGTCGATGCCGCCGCCGCGCTACCCGCCGGAGGCCCTGCGCGCAGGCACCTCAGGCGAGGTGCAGGTCGAGTTCACCGTCGGCACCGACGGCTCGGTCACGGCTGCACGCGTGGTGCGCTCCAACCCGGCGCGCATCTTCGACCGCGAAGCGGTCAACGCCGTGCGCAAGTGGCGTTTCCAGCCGATCGACGCGCCGGTGACGACGCGCCGCACGATCGGCTTCAACCCGCAGAGCTGA
- the ubiM gene encoding 5-demethoxyubiquinol-8 5-hydroxylase UbiM, whose product MQPIETDVIVIGAGPAGLCLARALDASGLRVVVLEREPETTLRAPTFDGREIALTQRSVRLLRELDVWRRLPADECHPLCRASVFDTGAATPLEVGGGHEPLGWLVPNHAIRAAAFEAMAESGNVELHAGVRVAAVEADSTSARVRLDDGRTFAAKLIVAADGRFSETRRALGIPTRMHDFGRAMLVCRVTHETPHEDTAWEWFDHGQTLARLPLGRATPPGHRSSVVVTLPGVRMRELQAMDDAAFAQEIARRFHGRLGVVSDPGERHVYPLVGAWATRFAGTRLALLGDAAVGMHPVTAHGFNLGLLGVERLADELRRAAVAGGDPGGAALLARYARGHRLATAPLHLATRGVVALFTDDRAPIRAVRAAVLRASAGFPPFRQLLAGFLADRPGRASPRKFAHYGTTGDG is encoded by the coding sequence ATGCAGCCCATCGAAACCGACGTGATCGTCATCGGCGCAGGCCCCGCCGGCCTGTGCCTCGCGCGGGCGCTCGACGCGAGCGGCCTTCGCGTGGTCGTGCTGGAACGCGAGCCCGAAACGACGCTTCGCGCACCGACGTTCGACGGACGCGAGATCGCACTGACCCAGCGCTCGGTTCGCCTGCTGCGCGAGCTGGACGTGTGGCGTCGCCTCCCGGCGGACGAATGCCACCCGCTCTGCCGCGCCAGCGTGTTCGATACCGGCGCCGCCACGCCGCTGGAGGTAGGCGGTGGCCACGAGCCGCTGGGCTGGCTCGTGCCGAACCACGCCATCCGCGCGGCCGCGTTCGAGGCGATGGCCGAATCGGGCAACGTCGAACTCCACGCGGGCGTGCGCGTCGCCGCAGTGGAGGCCGATTCCACGAGCGCGCGCGTTCGCCTCGACGACGGTCGCACCTTCGCTGCGAAGCTCATCGTCGCCGCGGACGGACGCTTTTCCGAAACCCGCCGCGCGCTCGGTATCCCCACGCGCATGCACGATTTCGGCCGGGCGATGCTGGTGTGCCGCGTGACCCACGAGACGCCGCACGAAGACACCGCGTGGGAATGGTTCGACCACGGCCAGACGCTGGCGCGCCTGCCGCTCGGCCGCGCGACGCCGCCGGGACATCGATCCTCCGTCGTGGTCACGCTGCCGGGCGTGCGGATGCGCGAGTTGCAGGCGATGGACGATGCGGCCTTCGCGCAGGAGATCGCGCGGCGTTTCCACGGCCGACTCGGCGTCGTGTCCGATCCCGGCGAGCGCCACGTGTACCCGCTGGTTGGCGCGTGGGCCACGCGTTTTGCCGGCACGCGCCTGGCGCTGCTGGGCGATGCAGCCGTCGGCATGCATCCGGTGACGGCGCATGGCTTCAACCTGGGGCTGCTCGGCGTCGAGCGGCTCGCCGACGAACTGCGTCGCGCAGCCGTCGCCGGTGGCGATCCGGGCGGTGCGGCGCTCCTGGCCCGCTACGCCCGCGGGCACCGTCTCGCGACCGCGCCGCTGCACCTGGCCACGCGCGGCGTGGTCGCTTTGTTCACCGACGACCGGGCACCGATTCGCGCAGTTCGCGCCGCCGTGTTGCGGGCGAGCGCGGGCTTTCCGCCGTTCCGGCAGCTGCTGGCGGGCTTCCTGGCCGATCGCCCGGGCAGGGCTTCGCCCCGGAAATTCGCGCATTACGGGACAACGGGCGACGGCTGA
- the mnmE gene encoding tRNA uridine-5-carboxymethylaminomethyl(34) synthesis GTPase MnmE, producing MTEISRDTIAAIATAPGAGGVGIVRLSGPKARAIAQTLAARELTARVAHYVRFRDADGETIDDGIALFFAAPASYTGEDVVELQAHGSSAVLHELVARCVALGARRARPGEFSERAFLEGRLDLAQAEAVADLIAAADVRAARAARRALDGEFSRRVDAIADELLAIRVHVEAAIDFADEPIDTLGGAQLRARLGETSLALDDLLKAAERGRRLRDGLHAVIVGPPNAGKSSLLNVLAGSERAIVTDIAGTTRDLLHETIRIDGVELTLVDTAGLREGGDVIEREGMRRARGELQRADLALVVLDARDPQGGRAAVSDAIADVPLRIWVHNKADLLDAPVPTTQDTLHVSARTGAGLDALHAQLRELAQGNADAAGEGAFTARARHVDALAIAREHLAQARVELDREALDLAAESLRLAHDALGEITGRVHADDLLGHIFSSFCIGK from the coding sequence TTGCGGCGCGGGAGCTCACGGCACGCGTCGCGCACTACGTGCGCTTTCGCGATGCCGACGGCGAAACGATCGACGACGGCATCGCGCTGTTCTTCGCCGCGCCCGCCAGCTACACCGGCGAGGACGTGGTCGAACTGCAGGCGCATGGCAGTTCCGCGGTGCTGCACGAGCTCGTCGCGCGATGCGTCGCGCTTGGGGCGCGTCGCGCACGGCCCGGCGAGTTCAGCGAGCGCGCTTTCCTCGAAGGCCGGCTCGATCTCGCGCAGGCCGAAGCGGTCGCGGATCTGATCGCCGCGGCCGACGTTCGCGCCGCACGCGCTGCGCGTCGCGCGCTCGATGGCGAGTTCTCGCGCCGCGTCGATGCCATCGCCGACGAACTGCTCGCGATCCGCGTGCATGTCGAAGCGGCGATCGATTTCGCCGACGAACCGATCGACACCCTGGGCGGCGCCCAGCTGCGCGCTCGACTGGGCGAAACCTCGCTCGCACTCGACGACCTGCTGAAAGCCGCCGAGCGCGGGCGCCGTCTTCGCGATGGCTTGCACGCGGTGATCGTCGGTCCGCCGAACGCCGGCAAGAGTTCGCTGCTCAACGTGCTGGCCGGCAGCGAGCGCGCCATCGTCACCGACATCGCCGGCACCACGCGCGATCTGCTGCACGAAACCATTCGCATCGACGGCGTCGAACTCACGCTCGTCGACACCGCGGGCCTGCGCGAGGGCGGTGACGTCATCGAACGTGAAGGCATGCGTCGCGCCCGCGGCGAGCTGCAACGCGCCGACCTGGCGCTCGTCGTGCTCGACGCGCGCGATCCCCAGGGCGGACGCGCCGCGGTGAGCGACGCCATCGCCGACGTGCCGCTTCGCATCTGGGTGCACAACAAGGCCGACCTGCTCGATGCGCCGGTGCCAACGACGCAGGACACTCTGCACGTGTCCGCGCGCACCGGCGCCGGGCTGGACGCGTTGCACGCGCAGCTGCGCGAACTTGCGCAGGGCAATGCCGATGCCGCCGGCGAAGGTGCATTCACCGCGCGCGCGCGGCATGTCGATGCGCTCGCGATCGCGCGCGAACATCTGGCGCAGGCGCGCGTCGAACTCGACCGCGAGGCGCTGGACCTCGCCGCGGAATCGCTGCGCCTCGCGCACGACGCGCTCGGCGAGATCACCGGCCGCGTGCATGCAGATGACCTGCTCGGCCACATCTTCTCGAGCTTCTGCATCGGCAAGTAG